A single genomic interval of Helianthus annuus cultivar XRQ/B chromosome 6, HanXRQr2.0-SUNRISE, whole genome shotgun sequence harbors:
- the LOC110865769 gene encoding proteasome subunit alpha type-4, giving the protein MSRRYDSRTTIFSPEGRLYQVEYAMEAIGNAGSAIGILSKDGVVLVGEKKVTSKLLQTSTSTEKMYKIDDHIACAVAGIMSDANILINTARVQAQRYTFSYQEPMPVEQLVQSLCDTKQGYTQFGGLRPFGVSFLFAGWDKNYGFQLYMSDPSGNYGGWKAAAIGANNQAAQSMLKQDYKDDITREEAVQLALKVLSKTMDSTSLTSDKLELAEVFLSSSGKVKYQVCTPDALSKMLVKYGVTQPPAEA; this is encoded by the coding sequence ATGTCGAGAAGGTACGACAGCCGAACAACGATCTTCTCCCCAGAAGGCCGTCTCTACCAGGTCGAGTACGCAATGGAAGCCATCGGAAATGCAGGATCGGCCATCGGAATACTCTCAAAAGACGGTGTAGTCTTAGTCGGCGAAAAGAAAGTCACTTCAAAGCTCCTTCAAACCTCAACCTCAACTGAAAAAATGTACAAAATCGACGATCACATCGCATGCGCCGTAGCCGGCATCATGTCCGACGCCAACATCCTCATCAACACGGCTCGTGTCCAAGCACAACGCTACACTTTCTCGTACCAAGAACCCATGCCCGTCGAACAGCTGGTTCAGTCACTCTGTGACACCAAGCAAGGCTACACTCAGTTCGGTGGTCTGCGCCCTTTTGGCGTCTCGTTTTTATTTGCTGGATGGGATAAGAACTACGGGTTCCAGCTTTATATGAGTGACCCGAGTGGAAACTACGGCGGGTGGAAGGCGGCGGCCATTGGTGCTAACAATCAAGCGGCTCAGTCGATGCTAAAACAGGACTATAAAGATGATATTACCAGAGAAGAGGCGGTCCAGCTGGCGCTTAAGGTTCTTAGCAAGACAATGGACAGTACTAGTCTTACGTCTGATAAGCTTGAACTGGCGGAAGTTTTCTTGTCGTCCTCTGGGAAGGTTAAGTATCAGGTGTGCACACCGGATGCTCTGAGTAAGATGTTGGTTAAGTATGGTGTTACCCAGCCTCCTGCAGAGGCTTGA